From Alloacidobacterium dinghuense:
TTGACCGCTGCTGCCTCCACCGGTGCATCGATGCTCATTCTGCTGCCCGACGGCCAGCGGCTCCTCTTTGATTGCCACAACGCACCCAGTTGCACGCAGGGATTTCGCGTGCCTTCCTTGATCGCAAAGCCCGACGAGGATGCGATGGATTTGTTCGCTGCTGTCCGGGGCGCGATGCGTCGCCCCATGCTCATCATGACCACTCCGCTGCCGGCTACCACAATGGAGACGGAATCAGTCATTGCAATACAAGAAGACGGAAGGATTCGCCTGAAGCAGATATTTACTACGCTACCTCCAGGTCAATATCGAATGAGCTTGCAGGGTGAAGGCGATGCGCAGCCATCTGTGCAATCGCTGGCGTGGTCAGGGCCGCATGACGAAACAACGCTGCCTCTTCCGCATCCTGGGATGTATCGCCTGCAACTTTACGGAAGTTTAGGCGGAGAGCGCATGCGCATCGTGTTGCTGGCCGAGTCGGCCAGCCTATTCCCGGCAAGGCAAAAAGCATTCACGGAAGCAAGAGCGGATCTCCGGGAGTGGAACGAGACCTTCCCCGGATGGCCTGTACACCAGTGGTTGCAGTTATTCCTTCAATCCATGTCACAACCTGAAAGCGCCAAACCATAACTCGCGTCCTCGGCTCACATATAAGACAATCAAGATTCGAGCCGCATTTGACATGACCAGCCCCACCTTTCACCTGAGTGGAAAAACTGCCGTCGTACTTGGCGGAACTTCTGGCATCGGCCGCGCAATTGCCCTCGGCTTCGCCAATGCCGGAGCCGACGTCATAGCCTCGTCCCGTCGTCTGTCTGAAGTCGAACAAGCCGCCTCCGAGATCGAAGGCCTGGGACGTCGCTCGCTAACGCTCGCTGCAGACGTACTGAATCGCCCCTCGCTTGAAACTTTGCATGCAAAAGTGATGGAAACGTTTGGACGTATCGACATTCTTGTGAACTCTGCCGGAATCACGCAACGTGTTCCAACGCTCGACTGTTCCGAAGAAGATTGGAGCCGCGTCCTTGACACGAATCTAACCGGCACCTTTCGCGCCTGCCAGATCTTCGGCAAAACAATGACCGCCCAGCGTTACGGCCGGATCATCAACATCGCTTCTCTGGGAACGTTCGTCGCCTTTCATGAAGTGGCAGCATATTGCGCCAGCAAAGCCGCCATCGGCTCCTTAACAAGATCGTTGGCTATCGAACTTGCGCGCGATGGGGTATGCGTGAATGCCATCGCGCCGGGCATCTTTCCCACTTCGCTCAACGAGGACCTGCTCAACACCACTGACCGCGGACAGGAGTTGCACATGCGAATTCCAATGCAGCGCTTCGGTGGAGCGGACGAGTTGGTCGGCGCGGCAGTTTTTCTTGCATCAGAAGCTGCTTCCTATGTCACGGGGCAGATTATGATCGTCGACGGAGGATATCTCGCAAGCGGAGTCAATCAATAACTCCAATGCCAGTGTTCAACTATAGCTCCCAGGAACCTTGAAATGAAGATCACAAATGCATTGGTAAACGTCTGCTCGCCCGGGCGCAATTTCGTCACACTCAAGATCGAAACAGACGACGGCATTTATGGGCTGGGCGACGCAACTTTAAATGGCCGTGAGATGGCCGTGGTGAGCTATCTCACCGAGCACGTAATTCCCTGCCTCATCGGTCGCGATCCCTTCCAGACCGAGGACATCTGGCAGTATCTCTATCGCGGAGCGTATTGGCGCCGCGGTCCTGTCACCATGGCCGCCATCGCCGCAGTCGATGTTTCCTTGTGGGACATCAAGGGAAAAGCGCTGCGCACACCGGTCTATAACCTCCTTGGCGGCAAAAGCCGCGAAGGTGTTCTCGTCTATGCACACGCACACGGAAGTACAGTCGAAGAAGCGGTAGACGATGTTGGCAGACATGTCGAACTCGGCTACCTCGCAGTACGTGCCCAAAGCGGAGTACCGGGCCTCGAATCGACGTATGGCGTGCCCAAAGGGACGCAAGCTTACGAACCCGCAGAGCGCGGACTGCCTTCCGAAAGCCGCTGGTCTAGCGAGCTATATCTGCGACACACGCCAAGGCTGTTCCAGAAAATTCGCGAAGCATTCGGCGAAGATGTCCATCTGTTGCATGACTGTCACCATCGCCTCACACCCATTGAAGCTGCGCGTCTGGGTAAAGATCTGGAGCCATTCCATCTCTTCTGGATGGAAGACCCGATTCCAGCCGAGTTGCAGGTGGGGTTCAAACTACTGCGCGAACACACCACCACTCCCATTGCCACCGGGGAAGTGTTCAACACAATCTGGGACGCACACGACCTGATCCGTCGTCAATGGATTGACTATATTCGCACGTCGGTTGTGCACGCGGGCGGCTTTACGCACCTAAAAAAGATCGCCGACTTTGCCGCGATCTACAACGTGCGTACCGGATGTCACGGCGCAACAGATCTCTCGCCGATCACAATGGCCGCAGCGCTGCACTTCGGCATCGCCATCCACAACTTCGGCATTCAGGAGCACATGCCACATTCGGCGGAAACGGATGAGGTCTTTCCCCATGCGTATCGCTTTGACGCAGGCTACATGTATCCCGGCGACGCTCCAGGATTAGGCGTAGATATCGACGAATCGCTCGCATCGAAGTATCCGTACCAGCGCGCCTATCTTCCCATCAACCGTAAGCTTGATGGCACGCTAACCGACTGGTAGTTCACGATCAATCTCATCAACAGGAGCAGTAAATAAATGCGTATTTCGTGGCGCCTTTGGTTACGGGTGATCCTGTTGGTGATCGTGGTCGTGTTGATATTCGTCCGCTTCCTCTGGCATCGCCATCCAAAGACCATGGCTACGAGGTCGGTTACAGATCTCGCCGTCAGCAGCCCGCTGAACCAGTCGGGCGGCGATCCCGCTCCGGCGGACGCCTATGAAGTCTACTCTGCGCTCTATCAGGCCCCGATGCAGGATCCTCTCGTATTCGCGCAAAATTCAGTCACCGATATTCCCCAGGTGAATGGCAGCTGCCTGAAACCGTCTACCCCGGAAGAGCACGAGTTGACGGACGCCTTCGTCGCGGCGAATCGTCAAAGCCATCGCTGGGAGCAGAAATTCTCGATCAGCCAGGGCTATCGGCTTTTGCCGCACGACGAGGTCGGACAAGTATTGTCCTGTCTCGCAACCCACGGGCGTGATGCCGCCCGATGCGACAGCTACAAGCAAGTCAGGTTCGTGAGATTTTTGGGAGTGCCCGGACTTGATCACACGCACACACATGCCCTGGTCTCGGTTATCAAGAGCTGCGGTGGCTATTGTGGAAATGGCGGAATCTTCGCAGTCGAAAAAACGGAAAATACATGGCAGCGGTCAGCGACAACCGACTTCACGCGCGACTGCAGCTGGATGTACTAGGAGCACCGATCTCTGCAAATAAGAAGATTTTGCGGAACCGCTCATCCGCAGCATACGTATCGAAAGAGCATGGCACACGACCTCCGGTTTGCCCTGCGCATGATCCTTTCCCATCGCTGGTTCTCAGCCGCGGTAGTGGCAACCCTGGCCTTGGGTATCGGGCTCAACACCATGGTCTTCACGCTGATCAATGCAGTGTTATATAAGCCCGTCCCGGTTCCAGGAGGTGCGCAGCTCGTCGCCATCCGCAACCGCAACATATCGCAAAGCGATAACACGATGCGCGTGTCCTACCCTGATTTCCGCGACTATCGCGCTCAGACCACTTCTCTCGCCAATCTGGAGGCAGCCAGCGACGAAGAAGGCGTCATCAGCGAGACCGGCAATCCTCCGCAGGCATATCAAATGGAGCGCGCTTCGTCCGGCATCTTCGAAATGCTGCACATCCAGACGGTGCTTGGCCGCGCATTTCTTCCTGACGACGACAAACCAGGCGCAGCACCCGTTCTTGTTCTCGGGTATGGCATCTGGAAAGATCGCTACGGCAGTTCTCCAAATGTGATTGGGCGCCAGGTACGCGTCAACGAAAAACCAGCCACCATCATCGGGGTCATGCCGAAGGGGTTCAAGTTCCCCACCAATGTGGAGATGTGGATGCCGCTGGCTCCTACGACCGAGCTTGAAAAGCGCACCGACCGACCGCTTCAGGTCTTTGGAATGCTCAAGCCAGACGCCAGCATCGCCCAGGCCAACGCCGATCTCACTGGAATCGCCCATCGCCTTGCTGGCCAGTATCCCGATACAGATAAAGACATCGGGGTCCTCGTCGAAACTTTTCACGAGCGCTATAACGGTGGAAACATTCGTCTGATTTTCCTTCTCATGCTCGCCGCCGTGGGATTCGTACTGCTCATCGCCTGCGCCAACGTAGCGAATATGATGCTGAGCCGTGCACTGGCTCGTCAGCGTGAGGTGTCTATTCGCTCCGCGCTCGGCGCGTCACGGTGGCGTGTCGTCCGTCAGTTGCTGATCGAAAGTGTCCTGCTCAGCACGATCGGCGGAGTGCTTGGTCTCGCCTTAGCGGCACTGGGTGTGCACTGGTTCGATCTCTCAACACACAATGTCGGCAAGCCGTATTGGATCCAGTTCACGATGGACTATACCGTCTTCGGTTACTTCGCCGCACTCTGCATCCTAAGCGGTCTGCTCTTCGGCACTGCTCCAGCCTTGCGTTTCTCTCGCGTAGACCTGAACGACGTCCTCAAAGAAGGCGCACGCAGTGCAGGCAAATATCGCGGCGGGCGGCTTTCAAGCTTGCTGGTCGTCTTCCAGTTCGCGCTCACCCTGGTGCTGCTCACCGGAGCGGGCGTATTTGTGCATAGCCTGCTCGATACCTTGTCCGCGAATCGCAATGTACCCGCGGATCAACTGATGACCGCGCGCATCG
This genomic window contains:
- a CDS encoding SDR family NAD(P)-dependent oxidoreductase, which encodes MTSPTFHLSGKTAVVLGGTSGIGRAIALGFANAGADVIASSRRLSEVEQAASEIEGLGRRSLTLAADVLNRPSLETLHAKVMETFGRIDILVNSAGITQRVPTLDCSEEDWSRVLDTNLTGTFRACQIFGKTMTAQRYGRIINIASLGTFVAFHEVAAYCASKAAIGSLTRSLAIELARDGVCVNAIAPGIFPTSLNEDLLNTTDRGQELHMRIPMQRFGGADELVGAAVFLASEAASYVTGQIMIVDGGYLASGVNQ
- the manD gene encoding D-mannonate dehydratase ManD — protein: MKITNALVNVCSPGRNFVTLKIETDDGIYGLGDATLNGREMAVVSYLTEHVIPCLIGRDPFQTEDIWQYLYRGAYWRRGPVTMAAIAAVDVSLWDIKGKALRTPVYNLLGGKSREGVLVYAHAHGSTVEEAVDDVGRHVELGYLAVRAQSGVPGLESTYGVPKGTQAYEPAERGLPSESRWSSELYLRHTPRLFQKIREAFGEDVHLLHDCHHRLTPIEAARLGKDLEPFHLFWMEDPIPAELQVGFKLLREHTTTPIATGEVFNTIWDAHDLIRRQWIDYIRTSVVHAGGFTHLKKIADFAAIYNVRTGCHGATDLSPITMAAALHFGIAIHNFGIQEHMPHSAETDEVFPHAYRFDAGYMYPGDAPGLGVDIDESLASKYPYQRAYLPINRKLDGTLTDW
- a CDS encoding ABC transporter permease; protein product: MAHDLRFALRMILSHRWFSAAVVATLALGIGLNTMVFTLINAVLYKPVPVPGGAQLVAIRNRNISQSDNTMRVSYPDFRDYRAQTTSLANLEAASDEEGVISETGNPPQAYQMERASSGIFEMLHIQTVLGRAFLPDDDKPGAAPVLVLGYGIWKDRYGSSPNVIGRQVRVNEKPATIIGVMPKGFKFPTNVEMWMPLAPTTELEKRTDRPLQVFGMLKPDASIAQANADLTGIAHRLAGQYPDTDKDIGVLVETFHERYNGGNIRLIFLLMLAAVGFVLLIACANVANMMLSRALARQREVSIRSALGASRWRVVRQLLIESVLLSTIGGVLGLALAALGVHWFDLSTHNVGKPYWIQFTMDYTVFGYFAALCILSGLLFGTAPALRFSRVDLNDVLKEGARSAGKYRGGRLSSLLVVFQFALTLVLLTGAGVFVHSLLDTLSANRNVPADQLMTARIDFPEERYKDTDTRQRFYDQLMPRLNAIPGVTHVAIGSELPGLGAATSQVEIEHSAVETEAHRPSVSYVVQSPGYFDAINLPILLGRDFNTTDGTASHKSAVLTRQCAEHFWPNQSAIGKRFRFYDDKKKPGDWITVIGISANIIQEFDEKSPNPLLFVPFRQEGWNGMALLVRSSGNPTAAVRAAVQSIDPNLPLRDVYMLPQAIEHQQWYLHLFSKLFSGFALIALLMASVGIYAVIAQATNSRTQEIGVRMALGANAHNIISLVMKRGLWQILAGLALGLAAALPAARLMSSLPLNVSPSDPVVFIVVSLMLALVGLFACWLPARRAAGLDPVKAIRYE